From one Formosa sediminum genomic stretch:
- a CDS encoding O-antigen ligase family protein: MKGNKKKKKKYHFTNDLYVLLVILHLFVGVGIFYIPLFSKLYFTIVCFYFIGKVILSPTRSKTMWVLFGCAYIAAAESLFRMTGGGLFYEFSKYYIILLVLIGMFFTGVSNKSYPYFIYFILLVPSVLVASTTLGYDLNFRKSIAFVLSGPVCLGASALYCYDKKLTQEQLLQILACMTFPVLSMMVYLFLYNPSIKEVLNDTGSNFAASGGFGPNQVSTLLGLGMVALTVRFFFKSPSVFLKVFNLILLALVSFRALVTFSRGGVITAAMMVVGFLVVLYGRSNFKRRQHIKGSLILLCIGVAITWIVSANQTDGLIENRYTNKDATGREKEDLSTGRLGLFEQEFEGFLRHPFLGVGASGMKQIRLEEEGEIIASHNEVSRLLSEHGMFGVIILCLLIVTPLAFRTRHQGNMLFYSFLIFWFATINHSAMRIAAPGFIYGLSLLHITHEKKRPVSRKQLIEQ; encoded by the coding sequence ATGAAAGGAAATAAAAAGAAGAAAAAAAAGTATCATTTTACTAACGATTTGTATGTGCTTTTGGTGATATTACATTTGTTTGTAGGTGTAGGAATTTTTTATATCCCCTTATTTTCTAAACTGTATTTTACCATTGTGTGTTTTTATTTTATTGGTAAAGTGATTTTATCTCCCACACGTTCTAAAACCATGTGGGTGTTGTTTGGGTGTGCCTATATAGCCGCGGCAGAATCACTATTCCGGATGACTGGAGGTGGGTTGTTTTATGAATTTTCTAAATATTACATTATTTTATTAGTGCTTATTGGGATGTTTTTTACGGGAGTTTCTAACAAGAGTTATCCGTATTTTATTTATTTTATTTTGCTTGTGCCTTCTGTACTCGTGGCTTCGACCACATTGGGTTATGATTTAAATTTTAGAAAATCTATAGCCTTTGTATTGAGTGGTCCTGTATGTTTAGGAGCTTCGGCTTTGTATTGCTACGATAAAAAACTCACCCAAGAACAGTTGTTACAAATATTAGCTTGCATGACGTTTCCGGTACTAAGTATGATGGTGTATTTGTTTTTATATAACCCAAGTATTAAAGAGGTGTTAAATGATACGGGTTCAAATTTTGCCGCTTCTGGAGGTTTTGGCCCCAATCAGGTTTCTACCTTATTGGGGTTGGGTATGGTAGCACTAACCGTGCGGTTTTTTTTTAAATCGCCTTCTGTATTTTTAAAAGTGTTTAATTTAATACTACTCGCTTTAGTCTCTTTTCGTGCATTAGTTACCTTTAGTCGGGGTGGAGTGATTACTGCAGCAATGATGGTTGTCGGGTTTTTAGTGGTATTGTATGGTAGGTCTAATTTTAAACGCCGCCAACACATTAAAGGTTCTTTAATACTTTTATGTATAGGAGTGGCAATCACTTGGATTGTCTCTGCAAATCAGACCGATGGATTAATTGAAAATCGCTATACCAATAAGGACGCTACAGGTCGAGAAAAGGAAGATTTGTCTACCGGCCGTCTCGGTTTATTTGAGCAAGAATTTGAAGGGTTTTTAAGACATCCGTTTTTAGGGGTAGGGGCTAGTGGGATGAAGCAAATTCGTTTAGAAGAAGAAGGTGAAATTATTGCCTCACACAATGAGGTGAGCCGTTTGTTGTCTGAGCATGGTATGTTTGGAGTTATTATTTTATGCTTATTAATCGTTACGCCTTTGGCATTTAGAACGCGGCATCAAGGGAATATGTTATTTTATTCGTTTTTAATTTTTTGGTTTGCCACCATTAACCACTCTGCCATGCGTATTGCGGCACCAGGCTTTATTTATGGTTTATCGTTACTACATATTACACATGAAAAAAAACGTCCTGTATCTAGGAAACAACTTATCGAACAGTAA
- a CDS encoding glycosyltransferase family 4 protein, translating into MNNKTKKLLIVSLAPTILKEGKYWSYSPYVNEMDLWFKYADEQRIISPFTYPEEVLMKPFSTSTIQRYYIPFFAFNTIINILKAMLLMPLIVLQMIRAMAWADHIHLRCPANVSLVACFVQILFPSKQKSTKYAGNWDPNSNQPWTYRLQQAILRNTFLTRNMKVLVYGNWPGETSNIYPFISATYRDAERVPFQPKDYTETLVFVFAGMLVPGKRPLLTIQFIEALNIQGIPARLELFGDGPLRSEIESYIATQQLESQITVHGNQDKTVVKAALLTAHFNILLSKSEGWPKAVAEGMFYGCIPVTTAVSCVAWMVGEGQRGIIVAPDLEQAVSHFKAVFNREDLNGMAAHALNWSQQYTYDRMEADIESVLAGTFVSQV; encoded by the coding sequence ATGAATAATAAAACAAAAAAATTGTTAATAGTCTCTTTAGCTCCCACAATTTTAAAAGAAGGTAAATATTGGTCGTATTCACCATATGTTAATGAAATGGATTTGTGGTTTAAATATGCCGATGAGCAGCGTATTATTTCTCCATTTACTTATCCAGAAGAGGTGTTAATGAAACCTTTTAGTACAAGTACGATACAGCGTTATTACATTCCGTTTTTTGCTTTTAATACCATTATAAATATTTTAAAAGCAATGCTGTTAATGCCATTGATTGTTTTACAGATGATTAGAGCTATGGCATGGGCAGATCATATTCATTTACGATGTCCTGCAAATGTGAGTTTAGTGGCTTGTTTTGTTCAAATTTTATTTCCCTCTAAACAAAAATCTACAAAATACGCAGGGAATTGGGATCCGAATTCCAATCAGCCTTGGACCTATAGATTGCAACAAGCCATTTTACGGAATACATTTTTAACCCGTAATATGAAGGTGTTGGTGTATGGGAACTGGCCAGGAGAAACCTCTAATATCTATCCGTTTATTTCGGCAACCTATCGAGATGCCGAGCGAGTGCCTTTTCAGCCTAAAGACTATACCGAAACATTGGTGTTTGTATTTGCAGGGATGTTAGTGCCTGGAAAACGTCCGTTGTTAACTATTCAATTTATAGAAGCATTAAATATACAAGGTATTCCGGCACGTTTGGAATTGTTTGGAGATGGCCCCTTACGATCAGAAATAGAAAGCTATATTGCAACACAGCAGTTGGAGTCGCAAATTACAGTACATGGCAATCAAGATAAAACCGTAGTGAAAGCTGCTTTGTTAACTGCGCATTTTAATATTTTACTGTCTAAAAGCGAAGGCTGGCCTAAGGCTGTTGCCGAAGGTATGTTTTACGGGTGTATACCAGTAACCACAGCAGTGTCTTGTGTGGCTTGGATGGTAGGAGAAGGGCAACGCGGGATTATTGTTGCACCCGATTTAGAACAAGCAGTAAGTCACTTTAAAGCTGTGTTTAACAGAGAAGACCTTAATGGTATGGCAGCACATGCTTTAAACTGGTCGCAACAGTATACCTATGACCGTATGGAGGCCGATATTGAAAGCGTATTGGCAGGAACGTTTGTGAGTCAAGTATAA
- a CDS encoding exostosin family protein, whose translation MLNLYTDKSFLIPEHRGKVFPLLLDLYYKECNIINKYYSITALIEQADIIVLPLEYNYIKSLKPEIKLKYLTLAREHNIPLWIYTGGDFGYSFKEEEIFTFRLGGFHSKLNANTFIMPSFIVDPYEYILKSEFNTIKKNIKPTIGFVGHAHISLFKGIKEYLLYLKVNILKRKIKKEHIDYQSFYPSSIKRAFILKKLEDLTELTTHFIYREKYRGGVQTELDKINKTLEFFKNIEVSGYTFCLRGVGNFSVRLYETLAMGRIPVLIDTDCRLPLDWKIDWTKHIVLVKSANAEVINKTIIDFHNQLSSSDFITLQSENRTLWRKYMNRNAFFKEIHDVFK comes from the coding sequence ATGCTTAATTTATATACAGATAAATCATTTTTAATACCAGAGCATAGAGGTAAGGTATTCCCTTTGCTATTAGATTTATATTATAAAGAATGTAACATAATAAATAAATATTATAGTATTACGGCATTAATTGAACAAGCCGATATCATTGTACTCCCCTTAGAGTATAATTATATTAAAAGTTTAAAGCCAGAAATTAAATTAAAATATTTAACTCTAGCACGTGAGCATAACATTCCATTGTGGATCTATACAGGAGGTGATTTTGGATATTCGTTTAAAGAGGAAGAAATTTTTACTTTTAGACTAGGAGGCTTTCATTCTAAACTTAATGCAAATACTTTTATAATGCCTTCATTTATTGTAGATCCATATGAATACATATTAAAATCTGAATTTAACACAATAAAAAAAAATATTAAACCTACCATAGGTTTTGTAGGACATGCTCATATTAGTTTGTTTAAGGGCATAAAAGAGTATTTATTGTACTTAAAAGTTAATATTTTAAAGCGAAAGATTAAAAAAGAACATATAGATTACCAGTCCTTTTATCCGTCAAGTATTAAGAGAGCTTTTATTTTAAAAAAGCTTGAAGATTTAACGGAACTTACAACCCATTTTATATATAGAGAAAAGTATAGGGGAGGTGTTCAGACTGAATTAGATAAAATAAATAAAACTTTAGAGTTTTTTAAAAATATTGAAGTATCAGGGTATACGTTTTGCTTACGTGGTGTGGGAAATTTTTCTGTACGTTTATATGAGACACTTGCCATGGGAAGAATCCCTGTATTAATAGACACAGATTGTAGATTGCCTTTAGATTGGAAGATTGATTGGACTAAGCATATTGTTTTAGTTAAGAGTGCTAATGCTGAAGTTATAAATAAAACGATTATTGATTTTCATAATCAATTAAGTTCCTCTGATTTTATTACATTGCAATCCGAAAATAGAACTTTATGGAGAAAATATATGAATAGAAACGCCTTTTTTAAGGAAATACATGATGTTTTTAAATAA
- a CDS encoding glycosyltransferase family 4 protein, protein MKGLTQALEGEGVAVICKSAIQHKLGRVLDMVKGVLISAHRVDIALIDTYSTQNFYYALIVSQFCRVLRLPYIPILHGGNLPYRLAHYPKMSRMLFTHAKVLVSPSLYLKEAFVKQGFNHVVYIPNSLQLQNYPFTVRAIDTIRLLWVRSFSEIYNPCLAVDILKALQDLGYHTELCMAGPDTDGSLTTVKAHAQALGVAIKTPGKLTKTEWTTLAKDYNVFINTTNFDNMPVSVIEAMALGLPIVSTHVGGMPFLIEADVDGVLVPPNDCQAFVAAILKLKAAPEYTYNMVVKAREKVEGFDWDVVKAQWLEVLD, encoded by the coding sequence ATGAAAGGCTTAACACAAGCTTTAGAGGGAGAAGGGGTTGCTGTAATTTGTAAATCGGCTATACAACATAAACTAGGGCGTGTTTTGGATATGGTTAAAGGTGTTTTAATATCTGCCCATCGTGTGGATATTGCTTTAATTGACACCTATAGCACTCAGAATTTTTACTATGCCTTAATTGTGAGTCAGTTTTGTAGGGTCTTGCGGTTGCCTTATATCCCTATATTACATGGCGGGAATTTACCGTACCGCTTGGCGCATTATCCTAAAATGAGTCGCATGCTATTTACCCATGCCAAAGTGTTAGTGTCTCCGTCCTTGTATTTAAAAGAAGCTTTTGTAAAACAAGGTTTTAATCATGTGGTGTATATTCCTAATAGTTTGCAACTCCAAAATTATCCGTTTACGGTTAGAGCTATAGATACAATTCGCTTATTGTGGGTGCGTTCTTTTTCTGAAATTTATAATCCGTGTTTAGCAGTCGATATTCTAAAAGCCTTACAAGATCTAGGCTATCACACAGAATTGTGTATGGCTGGCCCGGATACCGATGGATCACTTACTACTGTTAAAGCACATGCTCAAGCTTTAGGTGTAGCTATTAAAACACCAGGAAAGTTAACTAAAACAGAATGGACTACACTCGCTAAAGATTATAATGTATTTATAAACACCACTAATTTTGATAATATGCCGGTGAGTGTGATAGAGGCTATGGCATTGGGTTTACCAATAGTATCGACACATGTAGGCGGAATGCCCTTTTTGATTGAAGCCGATGTTGATGGGGTATTGGTGCCACCAAATGATTGTCAGGCTTTTGTAGCGGCTATTTTAAAATTGAAGGCTGCTCCAGAATATACTTATAATATGGTGGTTAAAGCTCGTGAAAAGGTTGAGGGGTTTGATTGGGACGTGGTAAAGGCGCAGTGGTTGGAGGTTTTAGATTAA
- a CDS encoding energy transducer TonB has product MNAKKNPNLDIGRNSSIYFAIGLNIMLLLTWNALEYRSFETAEPSIVRLDLEAEYEEDIPITNLNTPPPPPPPVAISESIEVVESIAEIEETVIESTESSQEDAIIAPEPVIAVEDVNVEEVEEDVEVPFSVIENIPVFPGCEGLSNAASKACFQTKMNAHITSNFKYPEEALELGLQGRVSVMFIIDEHGQITGVRSRGPEKILEQEAERIIRLLPKMKPGKQRGKPVKVSYAVPIFFRYKAPL; this is encoded by the coding sequence ATGAACGCTAAAAAAAATCCAAACCTAGATATTGGGAGAAATAGCAGTATATATTTTGCTATTGGGTTAAACATTATGTTATTATTGACTTGGAATGCCTTAGAGTATAGATCGTTTGAAACTGCAGAGCCTTCTATAGTGCGTCTTGATTTGGAAGCTGAATATGAAGAAGATATCCCTATAACCAATTTGAACACGCCACCACCTCCACCACCTCCAGTGGCTATATCAGAATCTATTGAAGTTGTAGAGTCTATTGCAGAAATTGAGGAAACGGTTATAGAAAGTACCGAATCGTCTCAAGAAGATGCTATTATAGCACCAGAACCTGTAATTGCAGTAGAGGATGTGAATGTAGAAGAAGTAGAAGAAGATGTTGAGGTACCCTTTTCTGTAATTGAAAATATTCCGGTATTTCCGGGGTGCGAAGGGTTGTCTAATGCCGCTTCTAAAGCTTGTTTTCAAACTAAAATGAATGCACATATCACTTCTAATTTTAAATATCCAGAAGAGGCTTTAGAACTGGGGTTACAAGGGCGCGTGTCTGTGATGTTTATTATTGATGAACACGGACAAATAACTGGAGTACGCTCTAGAGGACCTGAAAAAATTTTAGAGCAAGAAGCCGAACGTATTATCCGGCTATTACCTAAAATGAAACCTGGAAAACAACGTGGTAAACCTGTAAAAGTATCCTATGCAGTACCTATCTTTTTTAGATATAAAGCACCTTTATAG
- a CDS encoding glycosyltransferase family 2 protein, whose protein sequence is MTFSLIVCTYMRPNALLNLLESVQVQVLYPDEILIIDGSSNNDTKRMLEANDFKNLKYYKVTEQDRGLTKQRNYGISKVSERINVVCFLDDDITLDTSYFENLIGTYITFPKALGVGGYITNEVNWERSNATSNSNYYDFDGWRRTEPLRFKIRATLGLNPDALPGVLPSFSHMRPISFLPPSGKVYPVELFMGGVASYKMSVFKSLSFSTYFEGYGLYEDADFCLRLSKIGQLYVNTAAVCEHHHEVHGRPNTYKYGKMIIRNGWYIWRVKYNNPKLKAKLKWHLTACLLMLLGVLGGLKSKNKNLELQEALGRFVGWWSLIGNKPKFK, encoded by the coding sequence ATGACTTTTTCTCTTATTGTTTGCACCTACATGCGTCCGAACGCTTTATTGAATTTATTAGAAAGCGTACAAGTACAAGTTTTATATCCGGATGAAATTTTAATTATAGATGGATCTTCTAATAACGATACAAAACGTATGCTTGAGGCTAATGATTTTAAAAATCTTAAGTATTACAAAGTAACTGAGCAAGACAGAGGTTTAACTAAGCAACGTAATTATGGTATATCTAAAGTTTCAGAACGTATTAATGTGGTTTGTTTTTTAGATGATGATATTACTTTAGATACATCTTATTTTGAAAATCTAATAGGAACTTATATTACTTTTCCAAAGGCATTAGGTGTTGGTGGCTATATTACAAATGAAGTGAATTGGGAACGCTCTAATGCAACATCGAATTCAAATTATTATGATTTTGATGGTTGGAGAAGAACAGAACCTTTACGATTTAAAATTCGTGCAACATTAGGTTTAAATCCCGATGCGTTACCAGGTGTTTTACCTTCTTTTTCTCATATGAGACCAATAAGTTTTTTGCCACCTTCAGGTAAAGTGTATCCAGTAGAATTGTTTATGGGTGGTGTAGCATCTTATAAAATGTCTGTTTTTAAATCTTTGTCATTTTCAACCTATTTTGAGGGTTATGGCTTGTATGAAGATGCCGATTTCTGTTTGCGATTATCTAAAATAGGACAATTATATGTAAATACAGCTGCCGTTTGCGAACATCATCATGAAGTTCATGGTAGACCTAATACCTATAAATATGGAAAAATGATTATACGAAATGGATGGTATATTTGGCGTGTAAAATATAATAATCCTAAACTTAAAGCAAAATTAAAATGGCATTTAACCGCTTGTTTATTAATGTTATTAGGTGTTTTAGGTGGACTAAAATCTAAAAACAAGAATCTTGAACTTCAAGAGGCCTTAGGGCGTTTTGTAGGTTGGTGGAGTTTAATAGGTAATAAACCAAAATTTAAGTAG
- a CDS encoding glycosyltransferase, with protein MRVLQLIDSLEAGGAERMAVNLANALVVSIERSYLCATRAEGLLKQSLNAEVGYLFLKRRHTLDFLALQRLVRFITQERITVIHAHASSFFMASLLTLRVPKLRLIWHDHYGNSEYLDQRPKRVLQWCSKRFAGIIAVNAHLETWNRKALYCKTVVFLPNFVVKSSTITAVTELEGVLGKRLLCLANLRPQKDHITLLEACKVVFEIYPDWSLHCVGQEGDGDYIQTIKTSVHALGIAQQVWFYGSCPDTEHIISQADIGVLASTSEGLPLALLEYGQGRLAVVATAVGDCERVIPTKAYGILVPPNNVQALAAAIIAYIDDATARAKAATALHTYIGEHYAQEAIIIQLLTLYKS; from the coding sequence TTGAGAGTATTACAACTTATAGATAGTTTAGAAGCAGGAGGCGCAGAGCGGATGGCCGTTAATCTTGCAAATGCTTTGGTTGTTAGTATAGAGAGATCGTATTTATGTGCTACACGTGCAGAAGGCTTGTTAAAGCAAAGCTTAAATGCTGAGGTGGGCTATTTGTTTTTAAAGCGTAGGCATACCTTAGATTTTTTAGCATTACAACGGTTGGTACGCTTTATAACCCAAGAGCGAATTACCGTTATTCATGCCCATGCCTCTTCTTTTTTTATGGCTAGCCTTTTAACATTAAGGGTCCCTAAACTCCGTTTAATTTGGCATGACCATTATGGAAATAGCGAATATTTAGACCAACGCCCCAAACGAGTTTTACAGTGGTGCTCAAAACGATTTGCAGGAATTATAGCTGTAAATGCGCATTTGGAAACATGGAATAGAAAAGCACTTTATTGCAAAACGGTAGTATTTCTTCCTAATTTTGTAGTTAAATCTAGCACCATTACAGCCGTAACCGAATTGGAAGGCGTGTTAGGAAAGCGGTTGTTATGTTTGGCAAATTTACGGCCACAAAAGGACCATATTACCTTATTAGAAGCCTGTAAAGTTGTGTTTGAAATTTATCCAGATTGGAGTTTGCATTGTGTAGGCCAAGAGGGTGATGGGGACTATATACAAACAATTAAAACGTCTGTACATGCGTTAGGTATAGCACAACAGGTATGGTTTTATGGCAGTTGTCCTGATACCGAACATATTATATCTCAGGCGGATATTGGAGTGTTGGCTTCAACCTCTGAAGGCTTACCATTGGCATTATTAGAATATGGACAAGGCAGGCTAGCTGTAGTTGCAACCGCTGTAGGGGATTGTGAACGCGTAATTCCCACTAAGGCGTACGGTATATTGGTTCCGCCAAATAATGTACAAGCTTTAGCAGCGGCTATTATAGCTTATATTGATGACGCAACAGCCCGTGCTAAAGCTGCAACTGCTTTGCATACTTATATTGGAGAACACTATGCCCAAGAAGCCATTATAATACAGCTGCTTACTCTTTACAAGTCTTAA
- a CDS encoding sugar transferase — protein MFKNSISFNISERKILLRLIDICIVLIVLYGLGAYFKFDYFTISNENWSWVIVLILYLTIFGTVFEIYDLQKSSVFQSTLPNVFLTAMVVVAVYLMTPRFTPFLPEKRIQILVFFLGILGSILFWRAIYITCISTPRFYKHVLLVGEPQHIDDIVTSLKQVDPHYNIVGFINCEPSNPIHPTLTQSYNAADLNALIAKHKVSEILVATYNSELITTELYQELMRLLERGFPIKEYTQAFEEMTYRIPVHYLGKDFYKYFPFNRNNQNKLYLLQRWIFDKGFGVCCLLVCLLIIPVVLLGNAIGNRGPLFYKQQRVGLHGKLFSIIKFRSMVVNAEQHGAVWASKNDARITAFGKFLRLTRIDEIPQCLNVLKGEMSLIGPRPERPEFVKQLAEVIPFYEARHMVKPGITGWAQVKVRYGDSVEDSLMKLQYDLFYIKKRSFFLDLNILVKTVTAVVFFRGQ, from the coding sequence ATGTTTAAAAACTCGATTTCTTTCAATATATCTGAACGAAAGATTTTATTACGGCTTATTGATATTTGTATTGTGCTTATCGTACTGTATGGGTTGGGCGCTTATTTCAAATTTGATTACTTTACAATTTCTAATGAAAATTGGTCTTGGGTAATTGTCCTTATTCTATACTTGACTATTTTTGGAACCGTGTTTGAAATTTACGATCTTCAAAAATCGAGTGTCTTTCAATCTACCTTACCTAATGTGTTTTTAACGGCCATGGTCGTTGTGGCTGTGTATTTGATGACCCCGCGATTTACCCCTTTTTTACCCGAAAAACGAATACAAATTTTGGTGTTCTTTTTGGGCATATTAGGTAGTATTTTATTTTGGCGCGCCATTTATATTACGTGTATTTCAACCCCGCGATTTTATAAGCATGTATTGCTAGTGGGTGAACCTCAGCATATAGACGACATTGTAACCTCTTTAAAACAAGTAGATCCGCATTACAATATTGTAGGTTTTATAAATTGTGAGCCTTCTAACCCGATACACCCCACGTTAACCCAGTCGTATAATGCAGCCGACCTGAACGCTTTAATTGCTAAACATAAAGTCTCTGAAATTTTAGTTGCGACTTATAATTCGGAATTGATAACTACTGAACTGTACCAAGAGTTAATGCGCTTATTGGAACGTGGCTTTCCTATAAAAGAATATACACAGGCTTTTGAGGAAATGACCTATAGAATTCCGGTGCATTATTTGGGAAAAGATTTTTATAAGTATTTTCCGTTTAACCGTAATAACCAAAATAAACTCTATTTGTTACAGCGCTGGATTTTTGACAAAGGTTTTGGCGTATGTTGCCTGTTGGTGTGTTTGCTTATTATTCCCGTGGTCCTGCTAGGGAATGCTATTGGAAATAGAGGACCGTTATTTTATAAACAACAGCGAGTGGGGTTGCATGGCAAACTATTTTCTATTATTAAATTTAGAAGTATGGTGGTTAATGCTGAACAGCATGGAGCCGTTTGGGCCTCTAAAAATGATGCGCGTATTACTGCCTTTGGAAAATTTTTAAGACTTACTCGAATTGATGAAATTCCGCAATGTTTAAATGTATTAAAAGGGGAAATGAGTCTTATTGGCCCCAGACCAGAACGGCCGGAGTTTGTAAAACAGCTGGCAGAAGTGATTCCGTTTTATGAAGCTAGACATATGGTAAAGCCTGGAATTACAGGTTGGGCGCAGGTAAAGGTCCGTTATGGTGATTCTGTTGAAGATAGCTTGATGAAGTTGCAATATGATTTGTTTTATATTAAAAAACGTAGTTTTTTCTTGGATTTAAATATACTTGTTAAAACTGTTACTGCAGTGGTGTTTTTTAGAGGGCAGTAG
- a CDS encoding O-fucosyltransferase family protein, giving the protein MVIKKIKFYYKWFLIWIHYLKRLSFKKESKGEIIICFDGIFSHGGLVDRLKGIISFYEISKRLDYNFFIHFNSPFNLKDFLVPSKLFWIKEKVYYNPLTSNILYLMNDFNSNPYTIIKNSNKNRFIVYSNIDYLDKILDTDIEKDIYLKWSENYNALFKPSFLLESKLKTLLSTSKKVVFHTRFTTLLGDFKDTTKLELKESEKIDLIKNVLVEINKKVASFEEYEVFILSDSIYFLNYIKENTPYRVLDGVPKHIDLNDNDIESDLKTFIDFYFMSSCEFVFLVQLPLMYNSNFSKFASIVGNVRFEKLITSTYA; this is encoded by the coding sequence ATGGTGATAAAAAAAATTAAATTTTATTATAAATGGTTCTTAATCTGGATACATTATTTAAAAAGATTATCTTTTAAGAAAGAATCTAAAGGAGAGATTATTATATGTTTTGATGGTATTTTCTCTCATGGAGGATTAGTAGATCGTCTTAAGGGGATTATTTCTTTTTATGAAATTTCAAAACGATTAGATTATAACTTTTTTATTCATTTTAATTCTCCATTTAATTTAAAAGATTTTTTAGTTCCGAGCAAACTATTTTGGATAAAAGAAAAGGTATATTATAATCCTTTGACATCAAATATTCTATATTTAATGAATGATTTTAATAGTAACCCTTATACTATCATTAAAAATTCGAATAAAAACAGGTTTATCGTTTATAGTAATATTGATTACTTAGATAAAATTTTAGATACTGATATTGAAAAAGATATTTATTTAAAATGGAGCGAAAATTACAACGCATTATTTAAACCCTCTTTTTTATTAGAATCAAAACTCAAAACGCTTTTAAGTACAAGTAAAAAAGTAGTATTTCATACACGGTTTACAACTTTACTTGGAGATTTTAAGGATACAACTAAGTTAGAACTTAAAGAGTCAGAGAAAATAGATTTAATAAAGAATGTTTTGGTTGAAATAAATAAAAAAGTAGCTTCGTTTGAAGAATATGAGGTGTTCATTTTGTCAGATAGTATTTATTTTCTTAATTATATAAAAGAAAACACACCTTATAGAGTATTAGATGGGGTGCCTAAGCATATAGACTTAAATGATAATGATATTGAATCTGACTTAAAGACATTTATAGATTTTTATTTTATGAGTAGTTGTGAATTTGTTTTTTTAGTTCAGTTGCCCTTGATGTATAATAGTAATTTTTCAAAGTTTGCTTCCATTGTCGGAAATGTTAGATTTGAAAAGTTAATAACTTCAACATATGCTTAA
- a CDS encoding serine O-acetyltransferase, translating into MFNVFKKDLNKYKTYSNTNSLVLILTQQGLWAIFVYRISNSIYTSKLPVLIKRILLVFCLIFQKWIEIITGISLPYSANIGERFYIGHFGGIIINAHAVIGANCNLSQGVTIGVSGVDQKRGVPVIGNHVYIGAHAVVVGKITVGDGAVIGANSLVTKDVLPHTTVLGVPAIKINNHDSKEYI; encoded by the coding sequence ATGTTTAACGTATTTAAAAAGGACTTAAATAAATATAAAACATATAGTAACACTAATAGTTTAGTTTTAATATTAACACAACAGGGGTTATGGGCAATATTTGTTTACCGTATTTCTAATTCCATATATACAAGTAAATTACCAGTCTTAATTAAGCGTATACTATTAGTGTTTTGTTTAATATTTCAAAAATGGATAGAAATTATAACAGGGATATCTTTACCTTATTCTGCTAATATAGGAGAACGTTTTTATATTGGACATTTTGGAGGTATCATTATTAATGCACATGCTGTAATTGGTGCTAATTGTAATCTTTCCCAGGGGGTTACCATTGGAGTAAGCGGTGTAGACCAAAAGCGTGGTGTACCGGTTATTGGTAATCATGTTTATATAGGAGCACATGCTGTAGTGGTAGGTAAAATTACAGTAGGTGATGGTGCTGTTATAGGTGCAAATTCTTTGGTTACAAAAGATGTTTTACCACATACAACAGTTTTAGGAGTGCCTGCAATAAAAATAAATAATCATGATTCAAAAGAGTATATATGA